From Rhodobium gokarnense:
TAACCCGCAGTTCCGCATTGCGATGAAGGCCTATTCCGAACGCCAGGAGCGCCGCAAGAAGCTCGGCTCGGAGGCCGACAAGGACCTGGCGCGGCAACTCGCCGGCATCGTCTACGACACTGGCGTGTTGTCCTGGAGCACGACCATCAAGTCCGATGGCGCCGTCATCGCGGCGACGCGCGAGAACTTCATCGACCTGATGACCGACCGCGCCTGCGAAAGGGCGTTCGACGTCTTCATCGGCGACGCGACGGACGAGCAGAACTTCCGGGCCGTGCCGCGGGAGGAAGACGCAAAAAACTCCGCAGCGCCCTCCGATGGCAAGTCGAGTGGGGCGAGCACGCAGAGCGACTTGAGCGCGTAAAGCCCGATGCGCCGGCGCTGCAAAGGCGTCCCGAACTTCCGGGGCGCCTGGCCTTCTATCTAGAGGCATTCTGGGACCTTAATCGGTCGCGCCGGGTCGGCTTCGGCGCACCGGCCGGCATCCCGGTCAGTGAGGTCGCGGCCTATTGCGACCTCTGCGGATATCGCGATCCGTCCGCCCGCTACGACCTGCTGCGCATGATCCAGGACCTCGATACCGAATATCTCGACATCGTCAAAGAACTCGACAAGTGAAAACCGAAGAAACGCTGATGGCCACCCTTTCCGTCAAGATCGATCCAACCGGCGCACAAAGCGGCGGGCGCGTCGTCAGGCGTGTCATTATTGACATTGGCGGCGCTGCCGAAACGACAGAAAAGAAAGTCGATCGCTTGACGAGGTCGTCGGAAAGCAATTTCCGCAAGATGACCAGGTCGGTCAACCTCGCCGAAATGAGCATGCGCAGCTTAACCCGAGCGGCCGGCGCTCTTGGTGCGGCCGTCGGCACCGCAATGAGTGTTCGCAGTGTCGTCGGCTTCAAGGATGCTGTTGCGGAAGTTTCGACGCTGGTTGATACGACCACCTTCAACATGGCCAAGTTGGAAAAGGGGGCGACCGCACAAGGGCGCGCATTCGGAGACCTAACCGGTCAGGCGCGCGCCTATTACCAGATCATCTCGGCGGGGGCTTCTTCCGCCGCCGAGGCGACCAGGACTTTGGACGCGGCCAACCGCCTTGCCGTCGGTGGCGTCACCAGCGTCGCGGTTGCCGCCGACGGCCTGACCAGCATCCTGAATGCCTATGGGTCGAAGGTCGAAAGCGCGACGGCGGTCTCGGACGCGCTCTTTGTGGCCATGCGGGCCGGCAAGACGACCATCGAAGAACTGTCGTCGACTCTCGGTCGCGTCGCGCCGCTTGCCGCCCAAACCGGCGTCGGGTTCGACGAACTCGTTGCGTCGATTGCGGCCCTGACGAAGGGCGGCATTTCGACGGCGGAGTCGGTGACCGGTGTTCGCGCGATCCTTGCCGCAGTGGCAAAACCGACGTCGGAGGCGTCGAAGCTCGCAAAACAGCTCGGGATCGATTTCACCGCGGCCGGGCTTGCGTCGAAGGGGTTTGCCGGCTTCCTTGAAGATCTCGTGCAGAAGACCGGCGGCAACACCGCCGTTCTCGCGCAATTGTTCGGCGGCGTCGAAGCCCTCGTGCCCGCAATGGCTTTAGCCGGACAGGCCGGCGAGGATTTTTCCGACGTCCTCGGCCAGATGGAGAACAAAGCCGGGCAGACGGAAATCGCCTTCAACAAAATGGCCAACAGCCCGGGTTTCCAGGCGGGGCGGGTATGGTCCGCGCTGCAGGCCGAAGTGCTTGGCGTCGGCGGCACCATGACCGGCACGCTCGTTCCCGCGATCAAGGCCGTCGCCGACAATATGGGGCTCATCGTCAACGCGGTCGTGATCTTCACCGCCGGTCACCTTGCCGCAGCGCTGGCGACGGTGATCGCCCGGTTCGCCACCATGACTGCGACGATGGGGGCGGCGGCCGTCGCCGCGCGCACCCTCTCGGCGGCGATGGCCTTCGTCGGTGGACCGATCGGCATCGCTGTGACGGCGTTGGCAGGCGGGTATCTGTTGCTTCGCGACAATGTCAGTGCGGCGGCCCAGGCCACGGCCGATGCGGAGTTCGCCTATCGCCAGAATGAGGGCGCGCTGAACAATGCCAAAGCCGCATCCGAGGGCTATACCATGGCCCTCCGCAACCAGATTGCCATGCAGGTGGAGGCCGCGAAGTCGGCCATGATCCTGGCCAATGCGGAATTCGAAGCAGCGAATGCGCGTCGTGTCGGGTTTCTGCGCCTGACCGGTCTGAACTCGGATATTCTCCAGCATTTTGAGGACCAGGCCGCATCAGAGGCAGATGCTCTCACCAAGGCCTATGTGAACCTTGGGAAACAGTTGCAGACGGTCGATGGCAATCTAAAAAAAGTTGCAACGTCCACGGGCGGGGCGTCTGTGAGCATCGGCGACCTTGACGAGAAGACCAAGAACGCCGCCAAGGCGGCCAAGGAGGCCGCCCGCGAGTTCGAACGCTTCAAGGACACCGCCGACGGTCTGGTTGAAAAGTTCTTCCCGAAGGAAGCAGCCGAAGCCCGCATCAAGGAACTCATGTCGCTGCTCGACAAGTACGGCGACAAGCTGACCGAGATCCAGCGCAAGGCGGTCGACAAGGAAATCGACGCCCTGCGCAAGGTCGGCGACCAGGCCGACGAGACGGCGAAGCAGATCGAGCAGACGCTCGGCGATGCGCTCGGCGACCTGTTCACCAAGCCGGCGGCGGACGCAAAGGATTTCTTCCGCAATTTGGCTCGCAGCTTTGCCCAGATCGGATCGCAGAACATCAAGAACCTGTTTTCCGGCACACCAACGGCCGCAAATGACAATGTAACGTCGTCGGGCGGGCTTTTTTCTGGGCTGTTCAAGACGATTTCGAGTGCGACACAGACCGGCGCAGAAGCGGGCACGGCAAAGGGTTCTGTTACAGGGCTTTCAGCCATCTTCGGCAAAGGCGGCGGCATTCTTTCCGGCGGAACCGCAAGTGCTGTCTTGGGGGGCGCCGGCATCGGCTACCAGACCGGCGGCGGCACCGCTGGAACGGTCATGGGCGGTATCGGTGGCGCGCTCAGCGGCCTTGCCGCAACCGGCGGCAATCCTCTCGGCGCCCTTGCGGGCGGCCTCGCCGGCGTTGTCGGCTCTCTTTTCGGCGGCAGCAACAACAAGCAGCGCCAGCAGGCCAAAGCACAGTTTGATGCGCAACGCGAGAACATCATTTCCCTCATAGATGTTGGCCGTGGCCGCGGCGTCGGCACGGCGACACAGCAGGTTCGCGAGTACAAGTCGCAGACGGACCCGGCGATCGAACTGGCAAAAAAGGCCGGTAACGACGCGATGGTCCGACAACTCCGCAAGGCCACGGCCGCGTTCACGCAGCGCGTTCGAAAGGAATTTCTCGGCGGGTTTGAGAGCACCATCGATGCTCTGCGTTCCGGCCTTGGGGACAACTCCCCATTTGTCGTCGCCAGGAAGAACATGCTGGACCTTCGCGACAGCCTGCAGGGCGTGATTTCAGATGCGAAAGAGTTCAAGCGCGCTGGCGAGACACAATCCGATGTCGCCAAGCGCACCCGACAAGCGCGATCGGCCGCGCAGCAATACGCCCTGTCGCTGCTGCACGGGGCCAGGGAGATGACGGAAATGGAGGCCGCCGTTGCCAATGCGCGCGGCACCGCCTCCGGCCTGAAAAAGACCCTTATGGACCTCGGCATGTCGTCGACAGAGGCGTCCAAGGCCATTTCCAAGCGCTTGAGGTCGGCGCTCGACGACCTCAGGGACGAGTACCGAGGCGACGTCCGATCCAGCATCAACGACCTGTCGGGCCGGGGCTACCTGAACGATATTGCCGATGCCCAGGAAAAGTACAACGAGCGTCTGAAGGACGCCGAGGCGCTTGGCCTCAGCGGTGCTGGCGCCTTCAAAGAGTTGCAGCTCTCGCTGGCCAACATCATTAGAAACTCCAATCTCACGGACAAGCAGATCGACGCACTGTCAAAAAGATTTCCGGCACTCAGGAAGGCCCTGAAGGACTTGTCCGACGTCACCGTTTCCGTCGATCTGCAGCAGTTCTGGGACCGCATCTTCACGGCGCGGATAGACACATCCACCCTGAAGGGGCAGTTGGCTGTCTTCAACCGAGCCGCCAAAGCAGAATATGAGGCGCTGAAGGAGTCGGGCGCCTCTAAGCACGCGCTCGCTGTTTTGGAAAACACGCTCAACGCCGAGCGCAAAGCCCTGATTCGTCAATATCGCGAACAACAGGTTCAGGATGCCAGACAGGATCTTTTGAACGCTTACAACGCCGAGCGAAGCGAACTCGAGGACACCGCCTCAACGCTGGAAAACTTCATCGACCAGGTGAAGGCGTTCCGCGACGATCTGAAGCTTGACAGTAATCTT
This genomic window contains:
- a CDS encoding phage tail tape measure protein, which gives rise to MKTEETLMATLSVKIDPTGAQSGGRVVRRVIIDIGGAAETTEKKVDRLTRSSESNFRKMTRSVNLAEMSMRSLTRAAGALGAAVGTAMSVRSVVGFKDAVAEVSTLVDTTTFNMAKLEKGATAQGRAFGDLTGQARAYYQIISAGASSAAEATRTLDAANRLAVGGVTSVAVAADGLTSILNAYGSKVESATAVSDALFVAMRAGKTTIEELSSTLGRVAPLAAQTGVGFDELVASIAALTKGGISTAESVTGVRAILAAVAKPTSEASKLAKQLGIDFTAAGLASKGFAGFLEDLVQKTGGNTAVLAQLFGGVEALVPAMALAGQAGEDFSDVLGQMENKAGQTEIAFNKMANSPGFQAGRVWSALQAEVLGVGGTMTGTLVPAIKAVADNMGLIVNAVVIFTAGHLAAALATVIARFATMTATMGAAAVAARTLSAAMAFVGGPIGIAVTALAGGYLLLRDNVSAAAQATADAEFAYRQNEGALNNAKAASEGYTMALRNQIAMQVEAAKSAMILANAEFEAANARRVGFLRLTGLNSDILQHFEDQAASEADALTKAYVNLGKQLQTVDGNLKKVATSTGGASVSIGDLDEKTKNAAKAAKEAAREFERFKDTADGLVEKFFPKEAAEARIKELMSLLDKYGDKLTEIQRKAVDKEIDALRKVGDQADETAKQIEQTLGDALGDLFTKPAADAKDFFRNLARSFAQIGSQNIKNLFSGTPTAANDNVTSSGGLFSGLFKTISSATQTGAEAGTAKGSVTGLSAIFGKGGGILSGGTASAVLGGAGIGYQTGGGTAGTVMGGIGGALSGLAATGGNPLGALAGGLAGVVGSLFGGSNNKQRQQAKAQFDAQRENIISLIDVGRGRGVGTATQQVREYKSQTDPAIELAKKAGNDAMVRQLRKATAAFTQRVRKEFLGGFESTIDALRSGLGDNSPFVVARKNMLDLRDSLQGVISDAKEFKRAGETQSDVAKRTRQARSAAQQYALSLLHGAREMTEMEAAVANARGTASGLKKTLMDLGMSSTEASKAISKRLRSALDDLRDEYRGDVRSSINDLSGRGYLNDIADAQEKYNERLKDAEALGLSGAGAFKELQLSLANIIRNSNLTDKQIDALSKRFPALRKALKDLSDVTVSVDLQQFWDRIFTARIDTSTLKGQLAVFNRAAKAEYEALKESGASKHALAVLENTLNAERKALIRQYREQQVQDARQDLLNAYNAERSELEDTASTLENFIDQVKAFRDDLKLDSNLSTLSASERLAEAQQQYSSTFQAAMRGDETAMSSLTSAAQAYLEEAKSYYASSPQYATIFEQVTSSLDTVQASATRQLTSTERQIDALERQVSKLIDIDDGVMSVDAAIRQLNRYMSAFISSGGDRGSLEGFARGGYTGDGPSNVVAGVVHRGEYVMDQAATARYRPYLEQMDSGTFGPRNDNNSRNDAKLAQAIITSSAQQVEVMREELRSVRAELNRLTNETRIAANRKQRKANG